TCGCCGGTGTCACGATCGAGCCGGAGGCCCTCCATGCGGGCCACGAGGACGAGCCCACCGGCCAGCACTGGCGCACCCGCACGGCGTTCGCGGTGACGCCGCAGGGTCGGATCGCCATGCACGCCCATCGCTCGGCCGTGCTGCTGCCCGTGCGGAACATGCCGCTGGGCGTCCACGCCCTGGACGCGCTGGCCCTGTGGGACTGGGACTTCACGGGCGCGGCCCGCGTGGACGTCGCCACCCCCGCGGACGGCACCCAGCCGCTGGTGCTGGCCACCCCGACCCCGCAGACCCTCGCGGACGAGGCCCGCCTGGGCAAGCTGCGCACCCGCATCCGCCAGGCCGCCAACGCGTGCCCCGTGGACGTCTCCACCGGCTTCGCGGTCCCGGGTCCCAAGAAGTTCTCGCCCACGGGCATCCAGCGCATCACCGGACGCACCTGGGTGCACGAGACCGTGTCCTCCGAGCGCGGCGGCGAGCGGACGTTCCGCGTCACCGGCGACGGCTTCTGGCAGGTCCACCAGCACGCGCCCGCCACTCTGGTGGACGCCGTGCTCGAGGACGTGGACCCGCAGCCGGGGGAGGTCATCGCGGATCTGTACGCGGGAGCCGGCCTCTTCAGTGCCTTCCTCTCCGACGCGGTCGGCGAGGAGGGCCGCGTGTACTCGGTGGAGGCCTCCCGGCAGGCCTCCAAGGACGCCCGCCGCAACCTGCTGTCCCTGCCCCAGGCGGGCGTGCTCAACGGTCCGACGGACAAGGTCCTCGGCTCGTGGATCAAGGAGCCGGAGCGGACCACCCGCGACGGCGGCCTGGACGGCGACCGTCTCGACGCGGTCGTCCTGGACCCGCCGCGCGCCGGCGCCGGCCGCCGCGCGATCGAGCGCATCCTGGCCCTGGCCCCGGGGCGCATCTGCTACGTCTCCTGCGACCCGGCCTCCTTCGCCCGCGACCTCGCCTGGCTCCGCGAGGGCGGCTACGAGGTGGAGCGCGCCCGGGTGTTCGACCTCTACCCGGACACCCACCACCTGGAGTCGGTGACCCTGCTGCGCCCTGCGGGCGAGGTCGAGCAGACGACCCTCTGAGGGAGGGAGCCCCCGGGGCGCGCCGCGGCCGGGCGCGCCACGGAGGACGCAAAGCGGCGTCGCCGTCCGCCTCGGGGGTAGGCTGGGGGAGCGCGGCCCTGTGTGACCGAGCTGACATCCGATCCCCGCGGGACGGATGTGGGCGAGGTGCGGAGGCCGACCCCCGTCGGACCAGCGCCCGGACATCCCGGGCGGGAATGAGGAGTCCCTCAGATGACCACTGTCGACAGCTTCGGCTCCAAGGGCGTCCTGGACGTCAACGGCTCCGAGTACGAGATCTTCCGCCTGAACGCGGTCGAGGGCGCCCAGAAGCTGCCCTACGCCCTGAAGGTGCTGCTGGAGAACCTGCTCCGCACCGAGGACGGCGCGAACGTCACCGCCGAGCAGATCAAGGCCCTCGCCTCGTGGGACCCCACCGCGGAGCCGGACACGGAGATCCAGTTCACGCCGGCGCGCGTGATCATGCAGGACTTCACCGGCGTGCCCTGCATCGTGGACCTCGCCACCATGCGTGAGGCCATCGCGGACCTGGGCGGCGACCCCTCCCGCGTGAACCCGCTGTCCCCGGCCGAGCTGGTCATCGACCACTCCGTGCAGATCGACTCCTTCGGCAACGACGCCGCCGTCGAGCGCAACATGGACATCGAGTACCAGCGCAACGGCGAGCGCTACAAGTTCCTGCGCTGGGGCCAGACCGCCTTCGACGACTTCAAGGTCGTCCCCCCGGGCATGGGCATCGTCCACCAGGTGAACATCGAGAACCTGGCCCGCGCCGTCATGGTCCGCGACGTCGACGGCGTCAAGCGCGCCTACCCGGACTCCTGCGTCGGCACCGACTCCCACACCACCATGGTCAACGGCCTGGGCGTGCTGGGCTGGGGCGTGGGCGGCATCGAGGCCGAGGCCGCGATGCTCGGCCAGCCCGTGTCCATGCTGATCCCGCGCGTCGTGGGCTTCAAGCTGACCGGCCAGATCCCGGCGGGCGCCACCGCCACCGACGTGGTGCTGACCATCACGGAGCAGCTGCGCGAGCACGGCGTCGTCGGCAAGTTCGTGGAGTTCTACGGCGAGGGCGTCGGCGCGGTGCCGCTGGCCAACCGCGCCACCATCGGCAACATGTCCCCGGAGTTCGGCTCCACCGCCGCCATGTTCCCGATCGACGACGTCACCCTGGACTACCTGCGCCTGACCGGCCGCTCCGAGGAGCAGGTCGCCCTCGTGGAGGCCTACACCAAGGAGCAGGGCCTCTGGCATGACCCGTCCGCCGAGGTGCAGTACTCCGAGTACCTCGAGCTGGACCTGTCCACCGTGGTGCCCTCCATCTCCGGTCCGAAGCGTCCCCAGGACCGCATCGTGCTGTCCGACTCGAAGGATCAGTTCCGCAAGGACCTGCACAACTACGCCACCCAGGACGAGGCCGGCGAGGGCCGCCCGTCCAAGCTGGTGGACGTGCACATGGAGGACGGCCGCGAGTTCCAGCTGGACCACGGCGCCGTGTCGATCGCCTCGATCACCTCGTGCACCAACACCTCCAACCCGTCCGTGATGATGGCCGCCGGCGTGCTCGCCCGCAACGCCGTCGCCAAGGGCCTCACCGCCAAGCCGTGGGTGAAGACCTCCGTGGCCCCGGGCTCGCGCGTCGTCACCGACTACTACGAGAAGTCCGGCCTCAACGCCTCGCTGGACGCCCTCGGCTTCAACGTCGTGGGCTACGGCTGCACCACCTGCATCGGCAACTCCGGTCCGCTGGAGTCCGAGATCTCTGAGGCCATCCAGGAGAACGACCTGTCCGTGACCGCGGTGCTCTCCGGCAACCGCAACTTCGAGGGCCGCATCAACCCGGACGTGAAGATGAACTACCTGGCGTCCCCGCCCCTGGTGGTCGCCTACGCCCTGGCCGGAACCATGGACTGCGACTTCGAGAACGAGGCCCTGGGCACGGACCAGGACGGCAACGACGTCTTCCTGAAGGACATCTGGCCGGACCCGGCCGAGGTCCAGCGGATCATCGACGAGTCCATCGACACGGAGATGTTCACCTCCCAGTACGGCACCATCTTCGACGGCGACGAGCGCTGGCAGTCCCTGGAGACCCCCACCGGCAAGACCTTCGAGTGGGACGAGGCCTCCACCTACGTCCGCAAGCCCCCGTACTTCGAGGGCATGCCGGCGCAGCCGGAGCCGGTCCAGGACATCGCGGGCGCCCGCGTGCTCCTGAAGCTGGGCGACTCCGTCACCACGGACCACATCTCCCCGGCGGGCTCCTTCAAGTCCGACACCCCGGCCGGCCAGTACCTGCTGGCCAACGGCGTCGAGCGCAAGGACTTCAACTCCTACGGCTCCCGCCGCGGCAACCACGAGGTGATGATCCGCGGCACGTTCGCCAACATCCGCATCAAGAACCAGCTGCTGGACGGCGTCGAGGGCGGCTTCACCCGCGACTTCACCCAGGACGGCGCCCCCCAGGCGTACGTCTACGACGCGGCCCAGAACTACGCCGCCGCGGGCACCCCGCTGGTCGTGCTGGGCGGCAAGGAGTACGGCACCGGCTCGTCCCGCGACTGGGCCGCCAAGGGCACCGCGCTCCTGGGCGTCAAGGCTGTCATCACCGAGTCCTTCGAGCGCATCCACCGCTCGAACCTCATCGGCATGGGCGTGCTGCCGCTGCAGTTCCCCGCCGGCGAGTCCGCCGACTCCCTGGGCCTGACGGGCACGGAGACCTTCGCGATCTCCGGCATCGCCGAGCTCAACGAGGGCCGCACCCCGAAGACCGTGAAGGTCACCGCCACCGCCGAGGACGGCAAGGTCACCGAGTTCGACGCCGTCGTGCGCATCGACACCCCCGGTGAGGCCGACTACTACCGCAACGGCGGCATCCTGCAGTACGTCCTGCGCCAGATCGCGGCCAAGGCCTGATCCGCGCGCGGACCCGGGCGGGCGCCCCGTGCGTCCGCCCGGCCCCCGACGCCGGCCCGCACCCTCCTCGCGAGGGTGCGGGCCGGCGTCGTCTCCCGGGTCCGCCGTCCCCCCTCCGCGGGCCCCGGGCGAGTACCCTGGGACGACCATGTCTGACACCTCCCGTGCCCCCCTCGGCGCCCCGCTGCTCCCCGGGATCCACTCCCCGGAGGACCTCGCGCTCCTGAGCGACGCCCAGCTGCGCGCCCTCGCCGCGGAGATCCGCGCCTTCCTCATCCAGCACGTCTCCCAGACGGGCGGCCACCTGGGCCCGAACCTCGGGGTCGTGGAGCTGACCCTCGCGATCCACCGGGTGTTCGACTCACCGCGGGACGCGGTGGTGTTCGACACCGGGCACCAGTCCTACGTGCACAAGCTCCTGACCGGCCGCCAGGACTTCTCCCGCCTGCGCCAGCAGGGCGGGCTCTCCGGATACGGGGACCGCGCCGAGTCCGAGCACGACGTCGTGGAGTCGTCCCACGCCTCGTCCTCGCTGTCCTGGGCGGACGGGATCAGCCGGGCCTGGAAGCAGACGGGCCAGGGGGACCGCACCGTCGTCGCGGTGATCGGCGACGGCGCCCTCACCGGCGGCATGGCCTGGGAGGCCGTCAACAACATTGCGGCGGACCGGGATCGCCGTGTGGTGATCGTGGTCAACGACAACGGCCGCTCCTACGCGCCCACCGTCGGCGGCATCGCCGA
This sequence is a window from Micrococcus porci. Protein-coding genes within it:
- the acnA gene encoding aconitate hydratase AcnA, with amino-acid sequence MTTVDSFGSKGVLDVNGSEYEIFRLNAVEGAQKLPYALKVLLENLLRTEDGANVTAEQIKALASWDPTAEPDTEIQFTPARVIMQDFTGVPCIVDLATMREAIADLGGDPSRVNPLSPAELVIDHSVQIDSFGNDAAVERNMDIEYQRNGERYKFLRWGQTAFDDFKVVPPGMGIVHQVNIENLARAVMVRDVDGVKRAYPDSCVGTDSHTTMVNGLGVLGWGVGGIEAEAAMLGQPVSMLIPRVVGFKLTGQIPAGATATDVVLTITEQLREHGVVGKFVEFYGEGVGAVPLANRATIGNMSPEFGSTAAMFPIDDVTLDYLRLTGRSEEQVALVEAYTKEQGLWHDPSAEVQYSEYLELDLSTVVPSISGPKRPQDRIVLSDSKDQFRKDLHNYATQDEAGEGRPSKLVDVHMEDGREFQLDHGAVSIASITSCTNTSNPSVMMAAGVLARNAVAKGLTAKPWVKTSVAPGSRVVTDYYEKSGLNASLDALGFNVVGYGCTTCIGNSGPLESEISEAIQENDLSVTAVLSGNRNFEGRINPDVKMNYLASPPLVVAYALAGTMDCDFENEALGTDQDGNDVFLKDIWPDPAEVQRIIDESIDTEMFTSQYGTIFDGDERWQSLETPTGKTFEWDEASTYVRKPPYFEGMPAQPEPVQDIAGARVLLKLGDSVTTDHISPAGSFKSDTPAGQYLLANGVERKDFNSYGSRRGNHEVMIRGTFANIRIKNQLLDGVEGGFTRDFTQDGAPQAYVYDAAQNYAAAGTPLVVLGGKEYGTGSSRDWAAKGTALLGVKAVITESFERIHRSNLIGMGVLPLQFPAGESADSLGLTGTETFAISGIAELNEGRTPKTVKVTATAEDGKVTEFDAVVRIDTPGEADYYRNGGILQYVLRQIAAKA
- a CDS encoding class I SAM-dependent RNA methyltransferase, which encodes MTAMDTSTEVVAPGGVIEVEAGAMAHGGHCVARHEGRVVFVRHAIPGEIVRVALTEAEPGARFWRGDVVEVVRPSEFRRIHQWKLADSLRAHASGRLPVGGAEYGHIVVHHQRRLKAQVFRDTVARIAGVTIEPEALHAGHEDEPTGQHWRTRTAFAVTPQGRIAMHAHRSAVLLPVRNMPLGVHALDALALWDWDFTGAARVDVATPADGTQPLVLATPTPQTLADEARLGKLRTRIRQAANACPVDVSTGFAVPGPKKFSPTGIQRITGRTWVHETVSSERGGERTFRVTGDGFWQVHQHAPATLVDAVLEDVDPQPGEVIADLYAGAGLFSAFLSDAVGEEGRVYSVEASRQASKDARRNLLSLPQAGVLNGPTDKVLGSWIKEPERTTRDGGLDGDRLDAVVLDPPRAGAGRRAIERILALAPGRICYVSCDPASFARDLAWLREGGYEVERARVFDLYPDTHHLESVTLLRPAGEVEQTTL